The proteins below are encoded in one region of Bombus vancouverensis nearcticus chromosome 8, iyBomVanc1_principal, whole genome shotgun sequence:
- the LOC117162758 gene encoding uncharacterized protein LOC117162758 isoform X3: protein MNALATGIVCGNGERVGAGKGAAMMEDPQTPGSDCNSNPATDSIQHDLISSEFVQDNVEYQWFIDYGYRDGGLHVHPSVLSSLSASYSREDLGYYDDLARNLDANLAEIDMESFRTADIHTLLTALPVMCTDPVQHSEFNYQRERYASISGSVMEKLDIGSSISPHTSSQGEDSACSTTDTISICKSSLLFSPLKETPILPPGGSYSVDSLDCEDMLLTCQTNNKENYTIAFEGSITMYSDGSQDFDNQEKQQKAYETVEPYYKRNADLKNVLNLSMACSDSKIYTTWSNLKHSSMNKIITRHPSGNNNTIPEFSHGVENIISVTNKRSQSLPDLTQATQFHLNMPLNFSVDSAESNNHVQQLHSSGSVMSRSINEESSDNGEHNSTGKKLQNLSLVKLFMKQKSMSAEGMSLTLDQSDSASDNGWPTNNSASDSGTNTNTQIQRQNINNIPKRQVPESDFSINWVKSDQHNNQETENQKDSFNDIPKYTSTISEQKDEMISSASIEELSENMSKSDLTHDNDADQNDIDVIPNVFEHQRKTAWVKSLEKKYPICKTTGIQAIAETEDNSVQTSLVYIPPVKEKENPSLRETIVNKKPVYVVYPNYALPDLSFLNIKDTKLDCVTLKPQCFGKNRVSWKHTGRSGRPFSCNDIDTLRQRGFSHVKDWESLTFLLPTEYKKILHDVPEVSRHINIHEETKKPLFCLSPPMRHKTRTISEIIPNNSSSTSSTATQPSSGYRGSSTILTDSSTNQQTLNNATNPLYLYRYDSISSEASLVSNDKKIHRQISKTKTACPSFPKRSISLPHGDRESEFSSGKVPPRPPLPRSILRKSKVPASKRYSMFEMGDVEEIEDQSPETNKRMSLQEPYYMNNDLQLACRGRVADPEKDVDETEERYHTERVNEIANTGDLETENSENSEDDVKQLEEFLKRSGFSSQSSDGDTEDPDVKLRSYVRKFLALRMNKDVTKATDMIESQKKTVSFAVNQRKKYLDNKGNLNVTTNEQSKDIVFTDERRAMSPDNKLDLDEKRKMILSVNKAVDLLLKYWNTESIHSRQNYNDKNECAQICVSNLCPALYAIMSDGLKSHLNSTFGPITNSVWQVVEASSQQGPVTKTLNELVQKINGEDVITEGMLKFHAFVFGLLNLRALDAWFAYLCTRESILRKHYNNNSLFVAALANANAREVVDALLHILNPLAFCPFQLDLLYQYRQLHNSFGSLNNHTINAVNFRNVDLAANEHHFDKTADTCAMVSSPRKVRPRSCVAYTNYDDKPGGIHKSDMETVKKRLSNPIGSKIFRALDKLASEDSEDYTDSLEHSPLNRASNRQPISRKSHSSENKIDDEDNISGEEKFRKLQEKWELMVGKEDAKIQPPISSPLSPTRTPTSVGKSKIPRLLTSPVKQSNTTTGPVKSTKSPISGIPSLKKPVMLSTTKTTPKKPLEVRNKDATKRTSRVDQEIVGATRTHLTRPSSLPYKSYGVMSKDKHLVSPQRRAASTSLPRPTTSSTTRNHPTKKPLKEVRTLTHRMPSDNGHLAFAEGEKLKVILEVDSKWLLCARGDRKGLVPRMCVYNIQT, encoded by the exons GTGCAGGCAAAGGGGCTGCAATGATGGAAGATCCACAAACACCAGGATCTGATTGTAACTCCAATCCTGCAACAGATTCTATTCAACATGATTTAATTAGCTCTGAATTTGTGCAGGACAATGTGGAGTATCAATGGTTCATTGATTATGG TTACAGAGATGGAGGGCTTCATGTTCATCCAAGTGTATTATCCTCACTCTCTGCTTCATATTCTCGAGAAGATCTGGGCTATTATGATGACCTTGCCCGTAATTTGGATGCTAATTTGGCAGAAATTGATATGGAAAGCTTTCGTACAGCAGATATCCATACTCTGCTTACAGCATTGCCTGTCATGTGTACAGATCCAGTTCAGCATTCAGAG TTTAACTATCAAAGGGAACGATATGCCAGTATATCTGGATCTGTTATGGAAAAACTTGACATCGGTTCATCAATCAGCCCTCATACCAGCAGCCAG GGAGAAGATTCCGCCTGTTCAACAACAGATACAATTTCCATATGTAAATCATCATTACTCTTCTCTCCTCTGAAAGAGACACCCATACTACCACCAGGGGGTAGTTATAGCGTCGACTCTCTGGACTGTGAGGATATGCTACTAACATGTCAGACAAATAATAAAGAGAACTATACTATTGCTTTTGAGGGTAGTATTACAATGTATTCAGATGGTTCACAAGATTTTGATAATCAAG aaaaacagCAAAAAGCTTATGAAACTGTAGAACCATATTATAAGAGAAATGCGGATTTGAAAAATGTATTAAACTTATCAATGGCATGTTCTGATTCTAAGATATATACAACATGGAGCAATTTGAAACATTCTTCtatgaataaaattataaccCGTCATCCGTCAGgcaataataatacaataccGGAATTTTCACATGGTGTGGAAAATATCATATCTGTAACAAATAAGAGAAGTCAAAGTTTGCCAGATCTTACTCAAGCTACACAATTCCATCTCAATATGCCTCTCAATTTTTCT GTTGATTCTGCAGAATCAAATAATCACGTACAACAATTACATAGTTCAGGATCTGTAATGAGTCGGTCTATAAACGAAGAAAGTTCTGATAATGGAGAACATAATTCAACAGGaaagaaattgcaaaatttaagtcttgtaaaattatttatgaaacaAAAAAGTATGAGTGCTGAAGGAATGAGTCTTACATTGGATCAATCAGACTCTGCTAGTGATAATGGATGGCCTACAAACAATAGTGCTAGTGATAGTGGTACTAATACAAATACGCAAATACAACggcaaaatataaataatatcccTAAACGTCAAGTTCCAGAAAGTGATTTTTCTATTAATTGGGTTAAAAGTGATCAACATAACAATCAAGAAACGGAAAATCAGAAAGACAGCTTTAACGACATTCCAAAATATACATCAACGATAAGTGAACAAAAGGATGAAATGATATCATCCGCATCTATAGAAGAGCTATCAGAGAATATGTCTAAATCAGATCTAACACACGATAATGATGCTGACCAAAATGACATTGATGTTATTCCTAACGTTTTCGAACATCAGCGAAAAACTGCATGGGTCAAATCATTAGAAAAGAAATATCCAATTTGCAAAACTACAGGTATTCAAGCAATAGCTGAGACAGAGGATAATTCAGTCCAAACATCACTAGTATATATACCAcctgtaaaagaaaaagaaaatccaTCTTTACGAGAAACGATTGTTAATAAAAAGCCAGTTTATGTTGTATATCCGAATTACGCTTTACCAGATTTATCGTTTCTCAATATTAAAGATACAAAGTTAGATTGTGTAACTTTAAAGCCACAATGTTTTGGAAAAAATAGAGTTAGCTGGAAACATACTGGTAGATCTGGTAGACCATTCTCATGTAATGATATAGACACGTTACGTCAACGTGGATTTTCACATGTTAAAGACTGGGAGTCGTTAACATTCCTTTTGCCTACTGAGTACAAGAAAATTTTGCACGATGTACCAGAAGTTTCGAGGCATATCAATATTCACGAAGAAACAAAGAAGCCTCTATTTTGTTTATCCCCTCCAATGCGTCATAAAACTCGTACTATAAGCGAAATCATACCAAATAATTCATCCTCTACTAGTAGTACTGCGACACAACCATCCTCCGGATATCGAGGATCTTCTACAATATTAACTGATTCTTCAACAAATCAACAAACGTTAAATAATGCAACCAATCCATTGTATCTTTACCGTTATGATAGTATTAGTTCTGAGGCCAGTTTAGTAAGTAATGATAAAAAGATTCATAGGCAAATTAGTAAGACAAAAACAGCCTGTCCATCTTTTCCAAAACGATCGATTTCTTTACCACATGGAGATCGTGAATCCGAATTTTCTAGCGGTAAAGTACCACCAAGACCACCTTTACCCAGAAGTATTTTAAGGAAAAGTAAGGTTCCTGCAAGTAAGAGATATAGCATGTTCGAAATGGGAGATGTAGAAGAAATAGAGGATCAATCACCTGAAACAAATAAGAGAATGTCTTTACAAGAACCATATTATATGAATAATGATTTACAATTAGCATGTCGTGGTCGAGTCGCTGATCCAGAAAAAGATGTCGATGAGACGGAAGAAAGATATCATACAGAAAGAGTAAATGAAATAGCTAATACCGGAGACTTAGAGACTGAAAATTCTGAAAATAGCGAAGACGACGTAAAACAACTGGAAGAATTTCTGAAGCGCAGCGGTTTCTCGTCACAGAGTAGTGATGGAGATACTGAAGATCCCGATGTTAAATTAAGATCGTATGTAAGAAAGTTTTTAGCTCTCAGGATGAATAAAGATGTTACCAAAGCTACTGATATGATAGAATCACAGAAAAAGACTGTCAGTTTTGCCGTAAACCAAAGGAAAAAGTATTTAGACAATAAG ggTAACTTAAACGTTACTACAAATGAACAAAGTAAAGATATTGTATTCACAGATGAAAGAAGAGCAATGAGTCCAGATAATAAATTGGATTTAGATGAAAAGAGAA AAATGATATTATCCGTAAATAAAGCGGTAGATTTGTTACTGAAATATTGGAACACTGAATCAATCCATAGTAGACAAAATTACAATGACAAAAATGAATGTGCTCAAATCTGTGTTAGCAACTTATGTCCAGCTTTGTATGCTATCATGTCAGATGGATTGAAATCACATTTAAATTCAACATTTGGACCAATAACAAATAGTGTTTGGCAAGTGGTTGAAGCATCTTCTCAACAAGGTCCAGTTACTAAAACATTGAATGAATTAGTGCAAAAAATTAATGGTGAAGACGTTATTACTGAGGGAATGCTAAAGTTTCATGCATTTGTATTTGGTTTATTAAA TTTAAGAGCTTTGGACGCATGGTTTGCATATTTATGTACAAGGGAATCCATCTTAAGGAAACATTATAATAATAACAGTTTATTTGTAGCAGCTTTGGCCAATGCAAATGCACGAGAAGTTGTGGATGCTCTCTTACATATTTTAAATCCTCTTGCGTTTTGCCCATTTCAGCTTGATCTTTTATATCAATATCGTCAACTTCATAATAGTTTCGGCAGTTTAAATAATCATACAATAAAC GCTGTAAACTTTAGAAATGTCGACCTTGCTGCAAACGAACATCATTTTGATAAAACGGCGGATACATGTGCAATGGTTTCTAGTCCCAGAAAAGTACGTCCACGATCGTGCGTCGCTTATACAAACTACGACGATAAGCCTGGTGGTATACATAAGTCAGATATGGAAACTGTTAAAAAACgcttaagtaatcctataggtTCGAAAATATTTCGTGCTCTCGATAAACTGGCTTCCGAAGATTCCGAAGATTATACTGATAGTTTAGAACATTCACCATTGAATAGAGCATCGAATAGACAACCTATATCGAGAAAATCTCATAGttcagaaaataaaatagatgATGAAGACAATATATCCGGAGAAGAGAAATTTAGGAAACTCCAAGAAAAATGGGAATTAATGGTCGGAAAAGAAGATGCAAAAATTCAACCACCGATATCATCACCCTTGTCACCCACAAGAACGCCTACCAGTGTAGGAAAATCTAAAATACCTAGGCTTCTTACTTCTCCGGTAAAACAATCGAATACAACAACAGGACCTGTTAAAAGCACAAAATCTCCCATTTCGGGAATTCCATCGTTGAAAAAACCGGTCATGTTATCAACGACGAAAACTACTCCAAAAAAGCCACTAGAAGTAAGGAACAAAGATGCAACAAAGCGTACTAGTAGAGTGGATCAGGAAATTGTAGGAGCAACAAGAACTCATTTAACACGACCTAGTTCGCTACCGTACAAGTCTTACGGGGTAATGTCTAAGGATAAACATTTAGTGTCTCCTCAAAGGCGAGCAGCGTCTACGTCTTTACCACGACCTACTACTAGTAGTACCACAAGAAACCATCCTACAAAAAAGCCACTTAA
- the LOC117162758 gene encoding uncharacterized protein LOC117162758 isoform X5: MRWKRIIRGAGKGAAMMEDPQTPGSDCNSNPATDSIQHDLISSEFVQDNVEYQWFIDYGYRDGGLHVHPSVLSSLSASYSREDLGYYDDLARNLDANLAEIDMESFRTADIHTLLTALPVMCTDPVQHSEFNYQRERYASISGSVMEKLDIGSSISPHTSSQGEDSACSTTDTISICKSSLLFSPLKETPILPPGGSYSVDSLDCEDMLLTCQTNNKENYTIAFEGSITMYSDGSQDFDNQEKQQKAYETVEPYYKRNADLKNVLNLSMACSDSKIYTTWSNLKHSSMNKIITRHPSGNNNTIPEFSHGVENIISVTNKRSQSLPDLTQATQFHLNMPLNFSVDSAESNNHVQQLHSSGSVMSRSINEESSDNGEHNSTGKKLQNLSLVKLFMKQKSMSAEGMSLTLDQSDSASDNGWPTNNSASDSGTNTNTQIQRQNINNIPKRQVPESDFSINWVKSDQHNNQETENQKDSFNDIPKYTSTISEQKDEMISSASIEELSENMSKSDLTHDNDADQNDIDVIPNVFEHQRKTAWVKSLEKKYPICKTTGIQAIAETEDNSVQTSLVYIPPVKEKENPSLRETIVNKKPVYVVYPNYALPDLSFLNIKDTKLDCVTLKPQCFGKNRVSWKHTGRSGRPFSCNDIDTLRQRGFSHVKDWESLTFLLPTEYKKILHDVPEVSRHINIHEETKKPLFCLSPPMRHKTRTISEIIPNNSSSTSSTATQPSSGYRGSSTILTDSSTNQQTLNNATNPLYLYRYDSISSEASLVSNDKKIHRQISKTKTACPSFPKRSISLPHGDRESEFSSGKVPPRPPLPRSILRKSKVPASKRYSMFEMGDVEEIEDQSPETNKRMSLQEPYYMNNDLQLACRGRVADPEKDVDETEERYHTERVNEIANTGDLETENSENSEDDVKQLEEFLKRSGFSSQSSDGDTEDPDVKLRSYVRKFLALRMNKDVTKATDMIESQKKTVSFAVNQRKKYLDNKGNLNVTTNEQSKDIVFTDERRAMSPDNKLDLDEKRKMILSVNKAVDLLLKYWNTESIHSRQNYNDKNECAQICVSNLCPALYAIMSDGLKSHLNSTFGPITNSVWQVVEASSQQGPVTKTLNELVQKINGEDVITEGMLKFHAFVFGLLNLRALDAWFAYLCTRESILRKHYNNNSLFVAALANANAREVVDALLHILNPLAFCPFQLDLLYQYRQLHNSFGSLNNHTINAVNFRNVDLAANEHHFDKTADTCAMVSSPRKVRPRSCVAYTNYDDKPGGIHKSDMETVKKRLSNPIGSKIFRALDKLASEDSEDYTDSLEHSPLNRASNRQPISRKSHSSENKIDDEDNISGEEKFRKLQEKWELMVGKEDAKIQPPISSPLSPTRTPTSVGKSKIPRLLTSPVKQSNTTTGPVKSTKSPISGIPSLKKPVMLSTTKTTPKKPLEVRNKDATKRTSRVDQEIVGATRTHLTRPSSLPYKSYGVMSKDKHLVSPQRRAASTSLPRPTTSSTTRNHPTKKPLKEVRTLTHRMPSDNGHLAFAEGEKLKVILEVDSKWLLCARGDRKGLVPRMCVYNIQT; the protein is encoded by the exons ATGCGATGGAAAAGAATTATTCGAG GTGCAGGCAAAGGGGCTGCAATGATGGAAGATCCACAAACACCAGGATCTGATTGTAACTCCAATCCTGCAACAGATTCTATTCAACATGATTTAATTAGCTCTGAATTTGTGCAGGACAATGTGGAGTATCAATGGTTCATTGATTATGG TTACAGAGATGGAGGGCTTCATGTTCATCCAAGTGTATTATCCTCACTCTCTGCTTCATATTCTCGAGAAGATCTGGGCTATTATGATGACCTTGCCCGTAATTTGGATGCTAATTTGGCAGAAATTGATATGGAAAGCTTTCGTACAGCAGATATCCATACTCTGCTTACAGCATTGCCTGTCATGTGTACAGATCCAGTTCAGCATTCAGAG TTTAACTATCAAAGGGAACGATATGCCAGTATATCTGGATCTGTTATGGAAAAACTTGACATCGGTTCATCAATCAGCCCTCATACCAGCAGCCAG GGAGAAGATTCCGCCTGTTCAACAACAGATACAATTTCCATATGTAAATCATCATTACTCTTCTCTCCTCTGAAAGAGACACCCATACTACCACCAGGGGGTAGTTATAGCGTCGACTCTCTGGACTGTGAGGATATGCTACTAACATGTCAGACAAATAATAAAGAGAACTATACTATTGCTTTTGAGGGTAGTATTACAATGTATTCAGATGGTTCACAAGATTTTGATAATCAAG aaaaacagCAAAAAGCTTATGAAACTGTAGAACCATATTATAAGAGAAATGCGGATTTGAAAAATGTATTAAACTTATCAATGGCATGTTCTGATTCTAAGATATATACAACATGGAGCAATTTGAAACATTCTTCtatgaataaaattataaccCGTCATCCGTCAGgcaataataatacaataccGGAATTTTCACATGGTGTGGAAAATATCATATCTGTAACAAATAAGAGAAGTCAAAGTTTGCCAGATCTTACTCAAGCTACACAATTCCATCTCAATATGCCTCTCAATTTTTCT GTTGATTCTGCAGAATCAAATAATCACGTACAACAATTACATAGTTCAGGATCTGTAATGAGTCGGTCTATAAACGAAGAAAGTTCTGATAATGGAGAACATAATTCAACAGGaaagaaattgcaaaatttaagtcttgtaaaattatttatgaaacaAAAAAGTATGAGTGCTGAAGGAATGAGTCTTACATTGGATCAATCAGACTCTGCTAGTGATAATGGATGGCCTACAAACAATAGTGCTAGTGATAGTGGTACTAATACAAATACGCAAATACAACggcaaaatataaataatatcccTAAACGTCAAGTTCCAGAAAGTGATTTTTCTATTAATTGGGTTAAAAGTGATCAACATAACAATCAAGAAACGGAAAATCAGAAAGACAGCTTTAACGACATTCCAAAATATACATCAACGATAAGTGAACAAAAGGATGAAATGATATCATCCGCATCTATAGAAGAGCTATCAGAGAATATGTCTAAATCAGATCTAACACACGATAATGATGCTGACCAAAATGACATTGATGTTATTCCTAACGTTTTCGAACATCAGCGAAAAACTGCATGGGTCAAATCATTAGAAAAGAAATATCCAATTTGCAAAACTACAGGTATTCAAGCAATAGCTGAGACAGAGGATAATTCAGTCCAAACATCACTAGTATATATACCAcctgtaaaagaaaaagaaaatccaTCTTTACGAGAAACGATTGTTAATAAAAAGCCAGTTTATGTTGTATATCCGAATTACGCTTTACCAGATTTATCGTTTCTCAATATTAAAGATACAAAGTTAGATTGTGTAACTTTAAAGCCACAATGTTTTGGAAAAAATAGAGTTAGCTGGAAACATACTGGTAGATCTGGTAGACCATTCTCATGTAATGATATAGACACGTTACGTCAACGTGGATTTTCACATGTTAAAGACTGGGAGTCGTTAACATTCCTTTTGCCTACTGAGTACAAGAAAATTTTGCACGATGTACCAGAAGTTTCGAGGCATATCAATATTCACGAAGAAACAAAGAAGCCTCTATTTTGTTTATCCCCTCCAATGCGTCATAAAACTCGTACTATAAGCGAAATCATACCAAATAATTCATCCTCTACTAGTAGTACTGCGACACAACCATCCTCCGGATATCGAGGATCTTCTACAATATTAACTGATTCTTCAACAAATCAACAAACGTTAAATAATGCAACCAATCCATTGTATCTTTACCGTTATGATAGTATTAGTTCTGAGGCCAGTTTAGTAAGTAATGATAAAAAGATTCATAGGCAAATTAGTAAGACAAAAACAGCCTGTCCATCTTTTCCAAAACGATCGATTTCTTTACCACATGGAGATCGTGAATCCGAATTTTCTAGCGGTAAAGTACCACCAAGACCACCTTTACCCAGAAGTATTTTAAGGAAAAGTAAGGTTCCTGCAAGTAAGAGATATAGCATGTTCGAAATGGGAGATGTAGAAGAAATAGAGGATCAATCACCTGAAACAAATAAGAGAATGTCTTTACAAGAACCATATTATATGAATAATGATTTACAATTAGCATGTCGTGGTCGAGTCGCTGATCCAGAAAAAGATGTCGATGAGACGGAAGAAAGATATCATACAGAAAGAGTAAATGAAATAGCTAATACCGGAGACTTAGAGACTGAAAATTCTGAAAATAGCGAAGACGACGTAAAACAACTGGAAGAATTTCTGAAGCGCAGCGGTTTCTCGTCACAGAGTAGTGATGGAGATACTGAAGATCCCGATGTTAAATTAAGATCGTATGTAAGAAAGTTTTTAGCTCTCAGGATGAATAAAGATGTTACCAAAGCTACTGATATGATAGAATCACAGAAAAAGACTGTCAGTTTTGCCGTAAACCAAAGGAAAAAGTATTTAGACAATAAG ggTAACTTAAACGTTACTACAAATGAACAAAGTAAAGATATTGTATTCACAGATGAAAGAAGAGCAATGAGTCCAGATAATAAATTGGATTTAGATGAAAAGAGAA AAATGATATTATCCGTAAATAAAGCGGTAGATTTGTTACTGAAATATTGGAACACTGAATCAATCCATAGTAGACAAAATTACAATGACAAAAATGAATGTGCTCAAATCTGTGTTAGCAACTTATGTCCAGCTTTGTATGCTATCATGTCAGATGGATTGAAATCACATTTAAATTCAACATTTGGACCAATAACAAATAGTGTTTGGCAAGTGGTTGAAGCATCTTCTCAACAAGGTCCAGTTACTAAAACATTGAATGAATTAGTGCAAAAAATTAATGGTGAAGACGTTATTACTGAGGGAATGCTAAAGTTTCATGCATTTGTATTTGGTTTATTAAA TTTAAGAGCTTTGGACGCATGGTTTGCATATTTATGTACAAGGGAATCCATCTTAAGGAAACATTATAATAATAACAGTTTATTTGTAGCAGCTTTGGCCAATGCAAATGCACGAGAAGTTGTGGATGCTCTCTTACATATTTTAAATCCTCTTGCGTTTTGCCCATTTCAGCTTGATCTTTTATATCAATATCGTCAACTTCATAATAGTTTCGGCAGTTTAAATAATCATACAATAAAC GCTGTAAACTTTAGAAATGTCGACCTTGCTGCAAACGAACATCATTTTGATAAAACGGCGGATACATGTGCAATGGTTTCTAGTCCCAGAAAAGTACGTCCACGATCGTGCGTCGCTTATACAAACTACGACGATAAGCCTGGTGGTATACATAAGTCAGATATGGAAACTGTTAAAAAACgcttaagtaatcctataggtTCGAAAATATTTCGTGCTCTCGATAAACTGGCTTCCGAAGATTCCGAAGATTATACTGATAGTTTAGAACATTCACCATTGAATAGAGCATCGAATAGACAACCTATATCGAGAAAATCTCATAGttcagaaaataaaatagatgATGAAGACAATATATCCGGAGAAGAGAAATTTAGGAAACTCCAAGAAAAATGGGAATTAATGGTCGGAAAAGAAGATGCAAAAATTCAACCACCGATATCATCACCCTTGTCACCCACAAGAACGCCTACCAGTGTAGGAAAATCTAAAATACCTAGGCTTCTTACTTCTCCGGTAAAACAATCGAATACAACAACAGGACCTGTTAAAAGCACAAAATCTCCCATTTCGGGAATTCCATCGTTGAAAAAACCGGTCATGTTATCAACGACGAAAACTACTCCAAAAAAGCCACTAGAAGTAAGGAACAAAGATGCAACAAAGCGTACTAGTAGAGTGGATCAGGAAATTGTAGGAGCAACAAGAACTCATTTAACACGACCTAGTTCGCTACCGTACAAGTCTTACGGGGTAATGTCTAAGGATAAACATTTAGTGTCTCCTCAAAGGCGAGCAGCGTCTACGTCTTTACCACGACCTACTACTAGTAGTACCACAAGAAACCATCCTACAAAAAAGCCACTTAA